One Phaseolus vulgaris cultivar G19833 chromosome 4, P. vulgaris v2.0, whole genome shotgun sequence DNA window includes the following coding sequences:
- the LOC137837869 gene encoding NAC domain-containing protein 54 produces MSPVGLPPGFRFHPTDEELVNYYLKRKINGQEIELDIIPEVDLYKCEPWELAEKSFLPSRDPEWYFFGPRDRKYPNGFRTNRATRAGYWKSTGKDRRVSCQSRPIGMKKTLVYYRGRAPQGIRTDWVMHEYRLDDKECEDTTGLQDTYALCRVFKKNGICSEIEEQGQCSISLIESCQTIINECETMSPDIPGASSSCLEEEDKDDSWMQFITEDAWYSSNAAMVGGEELSHVTFTN; encoded by the exons atgtcACCGGTTGGATTACCACCTGGCTTTAGGTTCCATCCAACCGATGAAGAGCTTGTCAACTACTATCTCAAGAGGAAGATCAATGGCCAAGAAATTGAGCTTGATATCATCCCTGAAGTTGATCTCTACAAATGTGAACCTTGGGAATTAGCAG AGAAATCATTTTTACCAAGTAGAGATCCAGAGTGGTACTTTTTTGGACCCCGGGATAGGAAATACCCAAATGGATTTAGAACAAATAGAGCAACTCGTGCAGGGTACTGGAAGTCCACTGGAAAAGATAGGAGAGTTTCCTGCCAAAGCAGACCCATTGGCATGAAGAAAACTTTGGTTTACTATAGAGGCAGAGCACCTCAAGGGATCAGAACTGATTGGGTAATGCATGAATATCGCCTTGATGACAAAGAGTGTGAAGACACCACTGGATTACAG GATACTTATGCATTGTGCCGTGTGTTCAAGAAAAACGGAATCTGTTCTGAGATTGAAGAGCAAGGACAATGTAGTATATCACTAATTGAGAGTTGCCAAACCATAATTAATGAGTGTGAAACCATGTCTCCTGACATACCAGGGGCATCATCATCATGCTTGGAAGAGGAAGACAAAGATGATTCATGGATGCAGTTCATTACAGAAGATGCATGGTATTCTTCTAATGCAGCTATGGTTGGTGGTGAAGAACTCTCACATGTTACATTTACAAACTAA
- the LOC137837868 gene encoding uncharacterized protein: MLLSQAKLHNISNAINMGSKKRSNNINHASPAILYHYPCPDGAFAALAAHLYFKATSLFSPLFFPNTVYKPLSAEDLPLNEIGDLYLLDFVGPDGFIQEISTKVSRVIVLDHHKTALEKLGNEVSLGENVVKVIDMERSGATIAFDYFKDKLLSPDIAVKHPSVLDEFELARQLFLYVEDGDLWRWRLQNSKAFSSGLKDLNIEFDARKNPSLFDQLLSLNLNTIISRGMLSISLKQKLIDDGLSKSYEIALGNGAFGRCLAVNADTTLSQLRSELGHQLATKSKEMKLRGIGAVVYKVPELENDQLLKISLRSVESEDTTPITQEFGGGGHRNAGSFMLTADKFEQWKV; this comes from the exons ATGTTGCTGTCACAAGCCAAACTGCACAACATCTCCAATGCCATAAACATGGGATCTAAGAAGAGGAGTAACAATATCAATCATGCTTCACCTGCTATACTCTACCACTATCCTTGTCCTGATGGTGCTTTTGCTGCCCTTGCTGCGCACCTTTACTTCAAGGCCACTTCCTTATTCTCTCCTCTTTTCTTTCCCAACACTGTTTACAAGCCCCTCAG TGCTGAAGATCTTCCTCTGAATGAAATTGGTGATCTTTACCTCCTAGATTTTGTGGGGCCCGATGGTTTTATTCAAGAAATCTCCACCAAAGTTTCAAG GGTGATTGTTTTAGACCATCACAAGACTGCCCTTGAGAAGCTAGGGAATGAAGTTTCACTTggtgagaatgtggtaaaggttATTGACATGGAGAGGAGTGGGGCTACTATTGCTTTTGATTACTTCAAAGATAAGCTTTTGAGTCCAGATATTGCAGTTAAGCACCCCTCAGTGCTTGATGAATTTGAGCTTGCCAGGCAACTTTTTCTGTATGTTGAAGATGGGGACCTCTGGAGGTGGAGACTCCAGAATAGCAAAGCTTTCAGCAGTGGTTTGAAGGATTTGAACATTGAATTTGATGCCAGGAAAAATCCTTCGTTGTTTGACCAG TTGCTTTCACTAAACTTGAATACTATCATTAGTAGAGGTATGCTAAGCATATCACTCAAGCAAAAATTAATTGATGATGGTCTCAGCAAGTCGTATGAAATTGCCCTCGGGAATGGTGCATTTGGTCGTTGCCTG GCTGTCAATGCAGATACTACTCTTTCACAGTTAAGAAGTGAATTGGGACATCAATTAGCTACTAAAAGCAAGGAAATGAAGTTGAG AGGTATTGGTGCAGTTGTATATAAAGTACCAGAGCTTGAAAATGATCAACTGCTAAAAATAAGTCTGAGGAGTGTGGAGAGTGAAGATACCACGCCTATCACTCAG GAATTTGGAGGTGGTGGGCATCGAAATGCGGGTTCTTTCATGTTAACAGCTGATAAATTTGAACAATGGAAGGTGTGA